A DNA window from Paralichthys olivaceus isolate ysfri-2021 chromosome 11, ASM2471397v2, whole genome shotgun sequence contains the following coding sequences:
- the LOC138412084 gene encoding M protein, serotype 6 — MQSDRTQAICRDLSLVFQENEKLTTENAALTTEFAALTAKKAALTYKNAALTYKNAALTYKNAALTDENADLTDKNAALTDKNADLTDKNAALTTEIAALTYKNADLTDKNAALTDKNTDLTDKNAALTDKNTDLTDKNAALREQMLSNATPLHQARVNLANKEQSLETERAKKKEMEKELEHLKMRMEVEQKVSFQQREELINQIKETKEKLSAERDEVKFLTLHNIDI, encoded by the coding sequence ATGCAGTCTGACAGAACTCAAGCCATCTGCCGAGACCTCAGCCTCGTCTTCCAGGAGAATGAGAAGCTAACTACTGAAAATGCTGCTCTAACTACTGAGTTCGCTGCTCTAACTGCTAAGAAGGCTGCTCTAACTTATAAGAACGCTGCTCTAACTTATAAGAACGCTGCTCTAACTTATAAGAACGCTGCTCTAACTGATGAGAACGCTGATCTAACAGATAAGAACGCTGCTCTAACAGATAAGAACGCTGATCTAACAGATAAGAACGCGGCTCTAACTACTGAGATCGCTGCTCTAACTTATAAGAACGCTGATCTAACAGATAAGAACGCTGCTCTAACAGATAAGAACACTGATCTAACAGATAAGAACGCTGCTCTAACAGATAAGAACACTGATCTAACAGATAAGAACGCTGCTCTGAGGGAGCAGATGCTCTCTAATGCCACACCGCTGCATCAGGCCAGAGTCAACTTGGCCAACAAGGAGCAGTCTCTGGAAACAGAAAGAGccaaaaagaaagagatggagaaggagcTTGAACATCTGAAGATGAGGATGGAAGTGGAACAGAAGGTCAGCttccagcagagagaggaactgATAAACCAGATCAAGGAGACAAAGGAGAAGTTGTCTGCTGAGCGGGATGAAGTAAAGTTTCTGACCCTGCATAACATTGACATTTAG